One Stenotrophomonas maltophilia DNA window includes the following coding sequences:
- the ruvC gene encoding crossover junction endodeoxyribonuclease RuvC, which yields MTRILGIDPGSQRTGVGIIDVDATGKVSHVHHQPLVLLGADDFPQRMKLLVLGLADLCREYQPNEVAIEKVFMARNPDSALKLGQARGAAISAVVLRDLPVHEYAASEIKLAVVGRGGAEKQQVQHMVGLMLNLKTKLQADAADALAVAITHAHVRATANRLGLSARQAWGRK from the coding sequence ATGACCCGCATCCTCGGCATCGACCCCGGTTCGCAGCGGACCGGGGTCGGCATCATCGATGTTGACGCCACCGGCAAGGTCAGCCACGTGCACCACCAGCCGCTGGTGCTGCTGGGCGCCGACGACTTCCCGCAGCGCATGAAGCTGCTGGTGCTGGGCCTGGCCGATCTGTGCCGGGAGTACCAGCCCAATGAAGTGGCCATCGAAAAGGTGTTCATGGCCCGCAATCCCGATTCGGCATTGAAGCTGGGCCAGGCCCGTGGTGCGGCGATCTCGGCCGTGGTCCTGCGCGATCTGCCGGTGCACGAATATGCCGCCAGCGAGATCAAGCTGGCCGTGGTCGGGCGCGGTGGCGCCGAAAAGCAACAGGTTCAACACATGGTCGGGCTCATGCTCAACCTGAAAACCAAGCTGCAGGCCGACGCGGCCGACGCGTTGGCGGTGGCGATCACCCATGCCCACGTAAGGGCGACGGCAAACCGCCTGGGGCTCAGTGCCCGCCAGGCGTGGGGCCGCAAATGA
- a CDS encoding esterase/lipase family protein: protein MTPPVLLLHGIWNARAWVGPLAWRLRARGFQVHAFGYSSVFGGPDVAVPQLLERLTDAGPLSLVGHSLGGLLALEALRRQPQLDVQRVVCLGSPLRGSGTARSLSEHGWGLALGRSSELLLDGLPDWQGKAEVGLIAGSVPHGLGSLLGAIDDASDGTVALAETRLPGLADHCVVRTSHSGLVVSPDAARQTAHFLRHGQFDHSRDAAAA from the coding sequence ATGACTCCCCCCGTATTGCTGCTGCATGGCATCTGGAATGCCCGTGCCTGGGTCGGGCCGCTGGCCTGGCGCCTGCGCGCGCGCGGCTTCCAGGTACACGCGTTCGGCTATTCCTCTGTGTTCGGTGGCCCCGATGTGGCCGTGCCGCAGCTGCTGGAGCGGCTGACCGATGCCGGACCGTTGTCGCTGGTCGGTCACAGCCTGGGGGGATTGCTCGCGCTGGAGGCCTTGCGTCGCCAGCCGCAGTTGGATGTGCAGCGTGTGGTCTGCCTGGGCTCGCCGCTGCGCGGCAGCGGCACCGCGCGCTCGTTGTCCGAGCACGGTTGGGGCCTGGCGCTGGGCCGCAGCAGCGAACTGTTGCTCGATGGCCTGCCGGACTGGCAGGGCAAGGCCGAAGTCGGGCTGATCGCCGGTTCGGTGCCACACGGGCTGGGCAGCCTGCTGGGCGCCATCGACGATGCCTCCGACGGCACCGTGGCATTGGCCGAGACCCGCCTGCCAGGCCTGGCCGACCATTGCGTGGTGCGTACCAGCCACAGCGGTCTGGTGGTGTCGCCCGACGCCGCGCGGCAGACCGCGCATTTCCTGCGCCACGGCCAGTTCGACCACAGCCGCGACGCCGCCGCCGCATAA
- the aspS gene encoding aspartate--tRNA ligase: MRTHFCGLVDETLIGQTVTLAGWTDVARNQGGVCFIDLRDHEGIVQVTVEVDNAEVFAVAASLGYEDVLQVEGVVRARHAVNDKMRTGKVEVIATAITVLNKAAPLPFHAHENPGEETRLKYRYLDLRRPEMQRMQRTRIKLVQALRRHLDEKGFQDIETPILTKATPEGARDFLVPARMHPGEFYALPQSPQLFKQILMVAGFDRYYQIARCFRDEALRADRQLEFTQLDMEFAFVRERDVQDFVENMIRAIFKEVVEVELDASFPRMTWAEAMRRYGSDKPDLRIALELVDVAELVKDSEFAVFTGPANDAEGRVAALRIPGGASLSRKQIDEYAAHAAKYGAKGLAYIKIADNGEVSSPIQKFFSEASFAALVAHVGAGNGDIVFFGAGGYNKVSDFMGALRLKAGKDFGLVADGWAPLWVTDFPMFEWDEEEQRYVALHHPFTAPAVDDIADLRANARTAVSRGYDMVLNGNEIGGGSIRIHRPDMQSAVFELLGIGAEEARAKFGFLLDALNYGAPPHGGIAFGIDRIAALMAGTESIRDVIPFPKTTGAQDLMTDAPSPIVDAQLAEVHIQVRPKTN; the protein is encoded by the coding sequence ATGCGTACCCACTTCTGCGGCCTGGTCGATGAGACCCTGATTGGCCAGACTGTCACCCTCGCCGGCTGGACCGACGTGGCCCGTAACCAGGGCGGCGTCTGCTTCATCGATCTTCGAGATCATGAAGGCATCGTGCAGGTGACCGTGGAAGTCGACAACGCCGAAGTGTTCGCCGTGGCCGCGTCGCTGGGCTACGAGGACGTGCTGCAGGTGGAAGGCGTCGTGCGTGCCCGCCACGCGGTGAACGACAAGATGCGCACCGGCAAGGTGGAAGTGATCGCCACTGCCATCACCGTGCTGAACAAGGCCGCGCCGCTGCCGTTCCACGCCCACGAGAACCCCGGCGAAGAAACCCGCCTGAAGTACCGTTACCTGGACCTGCGCCGCCCGGAAATGCAGCGCATGCAGCGCACCCGCATCAAGCTGGTGCAGGCCCTGCGCCGCCACCTGGACGAAAAGGGCTTCCAGGACATCGAGACCCCGATCCTGACCAAGGCCACCCCGGAAGGCGCGCGCGACTTCCTGGTGCCGGCGCGCATGCACCCGGGCGAGTTCTACGCCCTGCCGCAGAGCCCGCAGCTGTTCAAGCAGATCCTGATGGTGGCCGGCTTCGACCGCTACTACCAGATCGCGCGCTGCTTCCGCGACGAGGCCCTGCGTGCCGACCGCCAGCTGGAATTCACCCAGCTGGACATGGAGTTCGCCTTCGTCCGCGAACGCGACGTGCAGGACTTCGTCGAGAACATGATCCGCGCCATCTTCAAGGAAGTGGTCGAGGTCGAGCTGGACGCCAGCTTCCCGCGCATGACCTGGGCCGAGGCGATGCGTCGCTACGGTTCGGACAAGCCGGACCTGCGCATCGCGCTGGAGCTGGTGGACGTGGCCGAGCTGGTCAAGGACAGCGAGTTCGCCGTGTTCACCGGCCCGGCCAATGATGCCGAAGGCCGCGTCGCCGCGCTGCGCATCCCGGGCGGCGCCTCGCTGTCGCGCAAGCAGATCGACGAGTACGCCGCGCACGCCGCCAAGTACGGCGCCAAGGGCCTGGCCTACATCAAGATTGCCGACAACGGCGAAGTCAGCTCGCCGATCCAGAAGTTCTTCAGTGAGGCATCCTTCGCTGCCCTGGTCGCCCACGTCGGCGCCGGCAACGGCGACATCGTGTTCTTCGGTGCCGGTGGCTACAACAAGGTCTCCGACTTCATGGGCGCACTGCGCCTGAAGGCCGGCAAGGACTTCGGCCTGGTTGCCGACGGTTGGGCACCGCTGTGGGTCACTGACTTCCCGATGTTCGAGTGGGACGAGGAAGAACAGCGCTACGTCGCCCTGCATCACCCCTTCACCGCACCGGCCGTGGACGACATCGCCGACCTGCGCGCCAACGCCCGTACCGCCGTCTCGCGCGGCTACGACATGGTGCTCAACGGCAATGAGATCGGCGGTGGTTCCATCCGTATCCACCGTCCGGACATGCAGAGCGCGGTGTTCGAGCTGCTCGGCATCGGTGCCGAAGAAGCCCGCGCCAAGTTCGGCTTCCTGCTCGACGCGCTGAACTACGGCGCGCCGCCGCACGGTGGCATCGCCTTCGGCATCGACCGCATCGCCGCGCTGATGGCCGGCACCGAGTCGATCCGCGACGTCATCCCGTTCCCGAAGACCACCGGTGCACAGGATCTGATGACCGACGCGCCGTCGCCGATCGTCGACGCGCAGCTGGCCGAAGTGCACATCCAGGTTCGCCCCAAGACCAACTGA
- a CDS encoding potassium transporter Kup produces MSSSQTPHTAAPGGHGHAPPAGGMALIIGAIGVVFGDIGTSPLYTLKEAFSPHYGLNSDHDTVLGVLSLAFWALNIVVTLKYVTIIMRADNDGEGGIMALMALTQRTLRNGSRSAYVVGILGIFGASLFFGDGVITPAISVLGAVEGLEVAAPGLHAFIVPITVVVLLMVFAAQRFGTEKIGKAFGPITSVWFISLAAIGIYNIVDAPEVLKAFNPWWAIRFFMEHSWHGIFILGAVVLAVTGGEALYADMGHFGAKPIRHAWYFFVLPCLVLNYLGQGALVLNHPEALKNPFFEAVPPWALYPMIILATMAAVIASQSVITGAFSVSRQAMQLGYIPRMRIKHTSHDTIGQIYIPGINWGIAVMVIGLVLAFRSSSNLAVAYGISVSATMLIDTLLLALVARSLWPKARKWILPLCVVFFIIDLGFVIANGAKLLQGAWFPVVLGIFLFTMMRTWRRGRELLRDEIRKDGIRLDTFLPGLMLAPPVRVPGTAVFLTADPTVAPHALMHNLKHNKVLHERNVFLHVETLPIPYAMEGQRLKIESVGDEFYRVYVRFGFMETPDVPLALMRSCDHGGIYFDPMDTTFFASRETIVATANRGMPIWRDKLFALMHRNAAPATGFFRIPGNRLVELGAQVEI; encoded by the coding sequence ATGTCCAGCAGTCAAACCCCGCACACAGCCGCCCCCGGCGGCCACGGTCACGCCCCTCCCGCCGGAGGCATGGCGCTGATCATCGGTGCGATCGGCGTGGTCTTCGGCGATATCGGTACCAGCCCGCTGTACACCCTGAAGGAGGCGTTCTCGCCGCACTACGGGCTCAACAGTGACCACGACACCGTGCTGGGCGTGCTGTCGCTGGCATTCTGGGCGCTGAACATCGTGGTCACGCTGAAGTACGTGACCATCATCATGCGCGCCGACAACGACGGCGAGGGCGGCATCATGGCGCTGATGGCGCTGACCCAGCGCACGCTGCGCAACGGGTCGCGCTCGGCCTATGTGGTCGGCATCCTCGGCATCTTCGGTGCCTCGCTGTTCTTCGGTGATGGCGTGATCACCCCGGCGATCTCCGTGCTTGGCGCGGTCGAGGGCCTGGAGGTGGCCGCGCCCGGCCTGCATGCCTTCATCGTGCCGATCACCGTGGTGGTGCTGCTGATGGTGTTTGCCGCGCAGCGCTTCGGTACCGAAAAAATCGGCAAGGCATTCGGCCCGATCACCTCGGTCTGGTTCATCTCGCTGGCGGCGATCGGCATCTACAACATCGTCGACGCACCGGAAGTGCTGAAAGCCTTCAACCCGTGGTGGGCGATCCGCTTCTTCATGGAACACAGCTGGCACGGCATCTTCATCCTCGGCGCGGTGGTGCTGGCAGTGACCGGTGGCGAGGCGCTGTACGCTGACATGGGCCACTTCGGTGCCAAGCCCATCCGCCACGCCTGGTACTTCTTCGTGCTGCCGTGCCTGGTGCTGAACTATCTGGGGCAGGGCGCACTGGTGCTCAACCACCCCGAGGCGCTGAAGAACCCGTTCTTCGAGGCGGTGCCGCCGTGGGCGCTGTACCCGATGATCATTCTGGCCACGATGGCGGCGGTGATCGCGTCGCAGTCGGTCATCACCGGTGCCTTCTCGGTCTCGCGCCAGGCCATGCAGCTGGGTTACATCCCGCGCATGCGCATCAAGCACACCTCGCACGACACCATCGGCCAGATCTACATCCCGGGCATCAATTGGGGTATCGCGGTGATGGTGATCGGCCTGGTACTGGCCTTCCGCAGCTCGTCGAACCTGGCCGTGGCCTACGGCATCTCGGTGTCGGCCACGATGCTGATCGACACCCTGCTGCTGGCCCTGGTGGCACGCTCGCTGTGGCCGAAGGCCCGCAAGTGGATCCTGCCGCTGTGCGTGGTGTTCTTCATCATCGACCTCGGCTTCGTCATCGCCAACGGTGCCAAGCTGCTGCAGGGCGCGTGGTTCCCGGTGGTGCTGGGCATCTTCCTGTTCACCATGATGCGCACCTGGCGCCGTGGCCGCGAGCTGCTGCGCGATGAGATCCGCAAGGACGGCATCCGCCTGGATACCTTCCTGCCGGGCCTGATGCTGGCACCACCGGTACGCGTGCCTGGCACCGCGGTGTTCCTCACCGCCGACCCGACCGTGGCACCGCACGCGCTGATGCACAACCTCAAGCACAACAAGGTGCTGCACGAGCGCAACGTGTTCCTGCATGTGGAAACCCTGCCGATCCCGTATGCGATGGAAGGGCAGCGACTGAAGATCGAATCGGTGGGCGATGAGTTCTACCGCGTCTACGTGCGCTTCGGCTTCATGGAGACCCCGGACGTGCCGCTGGCGCTGATGCGTTCCTGCGACCACGGCGGCATCTACTTCGATCCGATGGACACCACCTTCTTCGCCAGCCGCGAGACCATCGTGGCCACCGCCAACCGCGGCATGCCGATCTGGCGCGACAAGCTGTTCGCGCTGATGCACAGGAATGCCGCTCCGGCGACGGGTTTCTTCCGGATTCCGGGCAACAGATTGGTGGAACTGGGCGCGCAGGTGGAGATTTAA
- the ruvA gene encoding Holliday junction branch migration protein RuvA, protein MIGRLRGIVAYKAPPWLVVDVNGVGYELEAPMSTFYDLPELGREVTLYTHYSQKEDSVSLYGFLREGERRLFRDVQKVSGIGAKIALAVLSGVTVEEFARMVQAGDITALTRIPGIGKKTAERMVLELRDRAAQFGAGGALPTGSGPAPADPLSDATVALQQLGYKPAEAARMARDAFNEGDEVATVIRKALQSALR, encoded by the coding sequence ATGATCGGTCGACTGCGCGGCATCGTCGCCTACAAGGCGCCGCCGTGGCTGGTGGTGGACGTGAACGGAGTGGGCTACGAGCTGGAGGCGCCGATGAGCACCTTCTACGACCTGCCCGAGCTCGGCCGCGAGGTCACCCTGTACACCCATTATTCGCAGAAGGAAGACAGCGTTTCGCTGTACGGCTTCCTGCGCGAGGGTGAGCGGCGCCTGTTCCGCGACGTGCAGAAGGTCAGTGGCATCGGTGCGAAGATCGCGCTGGCCGTGCTGTCCGGCGTCACCGTCGAGGAATTCGCGCGCATGGTCCAGGCCGGTGACATCACCGCGCTGACCCGCATTCCGGGCATCGGCAAGAAGACCGCCGAACGCATGGTGCTGGAGCTGCGTGACCGCGCCGCCCAGTTCGGTGCCGGCGGCGCGCTGCCCACAGGCAGCGGCCCGGCGCCGGCCGATCCGCTGTCCGATGCCACCGTGGCCCTGCAGCAGCTGGGCTACAAGCCGGCCGAAGCCGCGCGCATGGCCCGCGATGCCTTCAATGAAGGCGACGAAGTGGCCACCGTGATCCGCAAGGCGCTGCAGTCCGCGCTGCGCTGA
- a CDS encoding YebC/PmpR family DNA-binding transcriptional regulator — translation MGRGPSIEARKNASDAKRGKIFTKIIREIGVAARGGGGDPNNNPRLRVAMDKGLAVNMSKDVIERAIKKATGELEGVDYEEIRYEGYAPGGVAVIVDCLTDNRVRTVADVRHAFSKCGGNMGTEGSVAFMFKRLGVLHFAAGADEETITEAAIEAGADDIVVYPEDGAIDVVTSPDAFNAVKDAMAAAGHVADHAEITFRADNDIKVEGEVALQVKKLLDMLEDLDDVQDVYSNAELGADAYA, via the coding sequence ATGGGTAGAGGCCCCTCCATCGAAGCCCGCAAGAACGCGTCCGACGCGAAGCGTGGCAAGATTTTCACCAAGATCATCCGCGAGATCGGCGTTGCCGCGCGCGGCGGTGGAGGCGACCCCAACAACAACCCGCGCCTGCGCGTGGCCATGGACAAGGGCCTGGCCGTCAACATGTCCAAGGACGTGATCGAGCGCGCCATCAAGAAGGCCACCGGTGAACTGGAAGGCGTCGATTACGAGGAAATCCGCTACGAGGGCTACGCCCCGGGTGGCGTGGCCGTGATCGTCGACTGCCTGACCGACAACCGCGTGCGCACCGTGGCCGATGTCCGCCATGCGTTCAGCAAGTGCGGCGGCAACATGGGCACCGAAGGCTCGGTGGCCTTCATGTTCAAGCGCCTGGGCGTGCTGCATTTCGCCGCCGGTGCCGATGAAGAAACGATCACCGAAGCTGCCATCGAGGCCGGCGCCGATGACATCGTGGTCTACCCGGAAGACGGCGCGATCGACGTGGTCACCAGCCCTGACGCGTTCAACGCGGTCAAGGATGCGATGGCCGCCGCCGGCCATGTCGCCGACCACGCCGAGATCACCTTCCGCGCGGACAATGACATCAAGGTCGAGGGCGAGGTTGCCCTGCAGGTCAAGAAGCTGCTGGACATGCTTGAAGACCTGGACGACGTGCAGGACGTGTATTCCAACGCCGAACTCGGCGCCGACGCCTACGCCTGA
- a CDS encoding GNAT family N-acetyltransferase, which produces MYSIRRATVDDAPTLSALAARTFTETFGHLYPPQDLQAFLEEAYTVERQRVILAHPDYAVWLLELDGEAVGHAAAGPCGLPHPDVKPGDGELKRLYLVKTQQSCGWGSRLLETALAWLEHEGPRTLWLGVWSENFGAQRFYARYGFEKAGEYLFPVGDTQDLEFILRRAPRSA; this is translated from the coding sequence ATGTATTCGATCCGCCGCGCCACCGTGGACGACGCGCCGACCCTGTCGGCGCTGGCTGCCCGCACGTTCACCGAAACCTTCGGCCATCTGTATCCGCCGCAGGACCTGCAGGCCTTCCTCGAGGAGGCCTACACGGTCGAGCGCCAGCGCGTGATCCTGGCCCACCCGGACTACGCGGTGTGGCTGCTGGAACTGGACGGGGAGGCGGTCGGTCATGCCGCCGCCGGCCCCTGTGGCCTGCCGCATCCGGATGTGAAACCCGGTGACGGCGAACTCAAGCGCCTGTACCTGGTCAAGACGCAGCAGAGCTGCGGCTGGGGCAGCCGCCTGCTGGAAACCGCGCTGGCCTGGCTGGAACACGAAGGCCCGCGCACGTTGTGGCTGGGCGTGTGGTCGGAGAACTTCGGCGCGCAACGCTTCTACGCCCGCTACGGTTTCGAGAAGGCCGGCGAGTACCTGTTCCCGGTCGGTGACACCCAGGACCTCGAGTTCATCCTGCGCCGCGCACCGCGCTCGGCCTGA
- a CDS encoding DUF3011 domain-containing protein, whose amino-acid sequence MKPLSLASLAVILSLGTLGTLTLPAPSAHAQSGVVRCESQSNRERVCNTGWRGAQLVRQLSGSPCEEGRSWGSRNGSIWVTNGCRAEFVEARGGWGGGNGGGWGGNNGRPGETIRCESQNNRERSCPVGWRNARLVRQLSGSPCDEGRTWGVRNGAVWVSNGCRAEFAEARGWGGGGGGWGGGNSNYSVTCSSNNNRSQTCDWDERQGRPVLQQQLSGSACQEGRSWGYSRGQVWVSNGCRARFGTR is encoded by the coding sequence ATGAAACCGCTGTCCCTGGCCAGCCTGGCCGTGATCCTCAGCCTGGGTACCCTGGGCACCCTTACCCTGCCCGCCCCGTCCGCGCATGCGCAGAGCGGGGTGGTCCGCTGCGAAAGCCAGAGCAACCGCGAACGGGTCTGCAACACCGGCTGGCGCGGCGCGCAGCTGGTCCGCCAGTTGTCTGGCAGCCCCTGCGAGGAAGGGCGCTCCTGGGGCAGCCGCAATGGCAGCATCTGGGTCACCAACGGTTGCCGCGCCGAGTTCGTCGAGGCCCGCGGTGGCTGGGGCGGCGGCAACGGCGGTGGCTGGGGTGGCAACAACGGCCGCCCCGGCGAGACCATCCGCTGCGAGAGCCAGAACAACCGTGAGCGCAGCTGCCCGGTGGGTTGGCGCAATGCCCGCCTGGTCCGCCAGCTGTCCGGCAGCCCTTGTGATGAGGGCCGTACCTGGGGCGTGCGCAACGGCGCAGTCTGGGTCAGCAATGGCTGTCGCGCGGAATTCGCCGAAGCCCGCGGCTGGGGCGGTGGCGGCGGTGGCTGGGGCGGTGGCAACAGCAACTATTCGGTCACCTGCAGCAGCAACAACAACCGCTCGCAGACCTGCGACTGGGATGAGCGACAGGGCCGGCCGGTGCTGCAGCAGCAGCTCTCCGGCAGCGCCTGCCAGGAAGGCCGCAGCTGGGGTTACTCGCGTGGCCAGGTGTGGGTGAGCAACGGCTGCCGGGCGCGTTTCGGCACGCGGTAA